The sequence below is a genomic window from Shinella zoogloeoides.
GTCTTCGAGGTCGAAGTCATCATCCATGGCGTCGAGAAGGTCGATTGCGTCGTGGATCCACCGCTCCAGTTCGGAACGGCGGAAGTTTTCGATGGCGAGGCTTCTCATTCCGCCGCCCTCTTCATGAACCCCGGCCGGTCCAGAGGCTCGGCCAGAACCGCCAGCATTGCGACTTGGCCGGAGACGATCTTGGCGAGGGCATAGGCGCGGTCGAGTTCGTGGTTGCGTACCTCGCCGGTGCCGAAATCCATCTCGGCCATATGAAAGACCATGCATTCGGTCAGGTGGTGCAGATCGTGCAGCGCATAAAAGAGATCGGAGAGTGACAGCTTTTCCTCGTCGACCGTCACAGAAAGAGAGGGGAACAGGTTGGAGCTCATAGGCTTGTCCTCCGCTTGTACTCGGCATCGAGCCACCCGAGCGCTGCCTTCATCATTGCGGGAATGCGCGGCGTGTCGCCGGCCTCGTAGTCCTCGATGGCGAGCTTCAGCGCGTCGATGGCCTCGCACAGGTCGACCGCCGGCCGATCCCATTTTTCGATCTTCTCGATGAGCGGCCAATAGGTGACGGGAAATTCTGTGTCGGTGCCGCGCTCTTCCGCCTCCCTTTGATTGGCGAGCTGTGTGAACATCTCCGCCCGATAGCGGTAGATGGTCGCGGTGAGGGAAAGTTCGGTCATGCCGATGCCCTCCCATCCAGATAGGCCAACGCGGCACGAAGGGCGCCCTCAGCGACCATGTCGTGGATAGCATCCTCGTCGAACGCAAGACGGATTGCTTCACGGACGCCGGCAACGCTGGTGACTGTCGGTGCCGCCTCGATCAGCAAGTCTTTTTCCTTGCCGTAGACCGCATCAATGAGGGCGTTCTCCTCGGCGAGGCTCACGTCTTCGCCGATTTCCAGATCGTTAAGCGCGACGACTGCTTTCCGATAGGCGGTGATCGCCACCAGAAGCGGGTCCTCAGCCGGCGCCATGGCCGGAGCCAGATCGATGAAGGAGGCGACGAACTCCACTGCTTGCTCAAAGCTGAGATCGCCGGAAGCCTTCCGCGCGGCGAGGTATCGCGCCTTGAGCAAGATCGTGTTGATTGAGGTTGCCGGGTGGCTGGCAATCTCGAAGTATCCGTCGTTTCCCTTCTGCGACAGCGCGTCCCCGCCGGCATTCTTGAACGCCACGGTGTCGTCGTCGTGCTTGCATAGAAGCGCCGAGAATCGCGCTTCGATTTCGATATGCTCGTTGATGAGCTTGGTCAGGCTTTCCAGCTCGGCCGGGTTGTCCATCGGAAGAACCGGGAGCGTCGGGTCAAAGACAAAGGGTTTCATCGAGCGCCCTCCAAATCCAAGACGGTGACGCTGAGCTGCGCGGACGCTGCGACAAACCGGGGAAGGTCTTCAGAATATTCCGCGGCGCGCTGGATCAGCAGCCACGCGCGGTCCTCTGCGTCTTCCGCGGTGCGCGGCCTTGCATCCTTGGCAACCTGTTCGACCATGGCGATGCAATCGTTGAAATGGTCGAGTAGGCCGTCGCCGATCTGGCCGGCGGCATTGTAGCCGTAGGTTTTGCCGGCAAATCGCTCCTGGTTGAGGAGCCCGAGGGCAACTTCGCTGACGGTGACAAACATCGCCATCAGCGCGCGCAGTTCCTTCATGGAGAGTTTCTGTACTTCCTCCACGCTGAGCCGGTGCCGGATCTCGGGCCGATCGGTCCCCATGATCAGCGTTGAAATTTCGGGCACAGTTGTGCTATTGGACTGCTTGTCCATTTTTGACATCCTATGTGTCGATGTGGATCTCAGCAGCGGCGGGGATCGGTCGCCAAACTTCTTCCCCGCCTGCTGCTCACTCTCCGGCCGGTGCCGGCATTTCCTTTTCCAGTCCGACCTTTATAAGCTGGCGGATCGCTTCCGACCGGCTCCCGATGCGTTTGCCGAAACGGTACGCCTCGATTCGCTGGAGCAAACTCGCCTCCATGACCATCGGGACGCGTTCCTCTTTCGGTTCCTTCTCCATGCTGCGCTCCGTAAATCGTTAAATGATTAAGTTGCGCAAGAAAACGTTAACCTCTGTGTGATATCCCGTCAATCGTTTTCTTGCGCAACTTAATCAGAGGTGTATAACTCTCCCATGGCCAGACCCAAAAAGACCGAGGGCGAATTGAAAGATCAGCGTGTTCCGCTGGTCATGTCGCCGTCCGAACTTCAAGAACTCGATGATTGGATGCACGAGAACCGCATCCGCTCTCGCGGCGAAGCGATACGGCGACTTTGTCAGATGGGCATGGCGTTTGATCGGAACTACGAACAGATAGATCAGGCTCTGAACGAAGTTGGCGAGCTCATCGGGAAATATCTCGATATTGTGCACGACGAGAAGGCCACTGCCGAGATGCTCGAAGAGTTCGTAAGCGGTGCGATCTACCCGTTCTATGAGGCGCACAGAAGGTTTGCAGCCGCTGCCGTTCCTGCGGAACTTTACAAGGGCGGGCCAAACGTTAGCGCGGCGCGCGAGAAGGTTCTTGCCTGGGTTGAGGGCTCCCAACGAATTCACGACGATCTCCTCGCAAAATTCGAGGAGATTGATGCCGAGGCGGACGACTGACGCATCAGGCCTCCTCCTCTCGTGTGCTTGCGTATGCGGGGGCGTTGACTAGCGTTGATGCGGCGTCGGTAAATGGCACGTCGACGTCCTGCGCAGCCGCGACGAACGAGGAGTGCGGCCAAGAGTTTGGCCATGGTGGTCAGTACGTTCATAACGGCTCCGGTTGCGGATTTAGTACATTATGTACGCACACCAAGTTTTGCGAGTCAAGTACGTTTTGTACGATGTGGGGCCGAAAAAATATTTCCACATTCGGCCGAGAATCGATTCGACTCACCGCGCATGTTCTGCTTTCAATAGGAACGAAAGGAGAACGAAATGGGCTTGGCGGTTCCTGCGGCGACAGCGCCGTTTACACTTCACTTGCGGTGCGACAACTGCATGCGGGAGAGCACGAGAGACATTCGCTTGCCGGTGGGCGAGGGCATTCCTCGCGATGCCGACGAGCTAATCGAGAGCGCCTTTCTCGGCGATCTGAAGTTCAATTGCCGGCCGTGTGGCGGCGTTATCGCGCAGCTCGTCGGCATCGAAGGAGGATACAGCTGTGGCTATTGAGCAAGACGTCCTGGAATTCATCATTGTGCCGCCGTACGAGCGCCGGGCGGCGATATTTGCGTCCAAGGAGAGGATGGAGGCCTATTTGGGCAACCGGTTCCCTGGCTACAGCTTCAAGATCGCGCGGCTTGGCCCGGTCGGCGATGATGAGGATTTTTGCATTCTGCCGGTAATGAACTTCATCGACGGGGAGGGCGTGTCGAGGATGTGCAATGAACCGAAGCCCTGGCTGATTGCGGAGATTGGCGTGACGTGCAGGGAGTTTGATGCCTGCGGCAGGCGTTCATTCGCGGCCTGACGCCCACTAGAAAGTCCGCCGGAAGGGGCGGGCTAATGAAGGGAGCTAAAGAACCATGCCAGAGCGAGAATCCGCTCAGCGCTTGATGTGAAGTGTCGGAGTGCTGCAGTAGTGATCGAACTGCGAGGCAACGCAATTGCAGACGCTTCTCATCTGACGGAGCATTTTTCGGACGTCCGCGTGTGTGTACCTGCGACCGATGTTTGCCGCAGTATCCCGCCCGTGGGCAATTTGATTTCGATGGTCAACGACCTCATTGATCCGGGAGATGTGCTGCAGGTCGCGCACGAGACGGCGGCGTATATTGAAGACTGCAGCTATAGTCTGCAGGTGGCTATATCGGAAATGCGAACCATCATCGGGGATGTTGGTGTCCAACGCTATCTCTGCAGGTGTCTTCGCGGACGCTTTTGCGAACAGCTTTTGCCTCGCTCCCCAGACCCCTTTGGACCCCACATCGCGCACGGATCGAAGTTCAGGGTCTAGGTAGAGTGATAGCAGCGTCGGCGTGAGGTCACTTACCCGATATCTTCGAGAGTTAACGGCATCAATTGCGAGCCGTACAGAACTTCGGACTGTAAACTCATAAATTGAGTACGCCTCCACAAACATATGACCTTTGGCTGTTGCCCCAACCTGTCCTTTGAACGGTTTTGTTTCCGAAAAATACGCGTCCGCTACTTCGAACCTTGCAGAAACCTCAGAGATTAGCGACTGGAACATACGGCAGACCCAAAAAACGATCCCTGCAGAACTCAATACGCTCCCTTACTGCAGACCTGGTGTTTGTAGCTCCAGTTGTTGCCTTGCGAAGCTCAGGCGATGCCATCCAAACTTCGGTTTGGATGTTGTTAATTGTTCCAGCCTGACGCATTGCAAGCGCCGCCCCCACAGCCACCCCTTCAAAAAGGTTCAGAGGTGTTGTCCCCTTTCTCCCTGGCCGCAATATTCCGCCCGGGAAAACTGTAGCGAGCGCGCTGAATACACTCATGAACTCAGACTTGCGTGACAGCAGGTGGGGGCCGGTAAAATTCTCGCTGGCGTCCCGCATGTACCCGTCGAGGAAATCTTCAACGCTATGATCGAATTTCTGATATCGATCTAGGAATGCGAAGAACCTCAGGACACATTCTTCGCGCGTTCCATCCATATCCTGCTTTGCTGTTAGCCTCACTGCGGTGTGGCATTCTGCGGTAGCCGCCAATTCCTCCAGCATACTGGCAAATGGACCATGGAAAACGCTATCTCGTATTTCCTGTTTTGTTAGTACAATCCCGCCCGTGTTCAATCGCTCAAACAAGTCAATTCGAAGAATTTTGTCGCTTTTGTCGTTAAGGACAACAACCTTAAGAGGGCGTGTTCGGAGGTGTTGCTGCAGGTGAGGGGGGAAATCATCAAAGGTGAGATCGTTGAAATGCGATAATTTCTCCAGCCCCGTAAGGACCAGCTTCTGGCCGACCTTCAGTTTGGAGCGCAGCTGCTCTGACCCAGCAAACTTCGCGACAGCGCTTAGGCGTTGAACACCGTCCACCACTTCCCAAGTATTGTCGGTATTTGTCGCCATAAAGAGGTTAGGAATAGGAATGCCTAATGCGAGAGACTCGATCAATTGAGAGCATCTTACTGGGTCCCATCGAAAATGACGCTGATATACGGGAGCAACTGATATTTGCTCATCACCCAACATTCGAAGCAACTCTTGCAGCTGAATATCGAATGTGTCGAAATCAACCGATCGGCGCTGCTCACTTAGCTGTAGGGCCAGCTTCTCAGTGCTAATTTGTGCCATTTACCCTCCTTGCCGCCTTTATACGGCGCTCAATCTGGTTCGCTGACGCTAAGGCCGCCCCCTTACGCATCGCCGTCCGGCCGAAGATGAATCTCAATCAATTCCCGTGCCGCATCGAACACGCCAGTGTCGTCATCGCCTTGGCCTTCCTCAAGCATTAGCAACGCATGCTCGTAGATTTCCCGCTCGCCTTGTTCGTCTAGGATGCCCATACGTCGAAGGCGGAAGACAAGGGCAGCTGCTATTGCAGATGTGGCGAGCCCTACAGCTCCGGCGGAGAGGATGGCGGGATCGCGGGGCGGTATGGGTTTGCTCATCTCTGGAACCCCGGCATCTCGTTCATAACCCGCCGCACAAGGCCGATAACCTGCACCGTCACGCCGTCGTCGGCTTCGTGCTCCCGCTGGATGACGATCGGCTTATGCTTCGGATTGGTAGACCGCGGATGGAATTCCGTCCGATCGGAGTAAAGCTCCAACTGCTTCACGGACCATTCGCGGAAATGCCCACTGTCGCGCGTGCGCTCGACGACCACAACCATGCCGGATTTCAGTTCGACCAGGTGCTCCACGTCATCGTAGGCGAGGCAGACGAGCCGATCGCCCTCAAGGATCGGACGCGGCTTCAAGTCGTTCATGCTATCGCCCGAGCAGTCGAAGAGAAGTTGTCGAGCGTTCGGGAAAAGATCGTCGCGAGGTAGGGCCACCTCGATCCGTTCGGACTGGTCGAATTCATCTATTTCGCGGAACGTGCCCGCTTCCACCCTTCCAGCGACGAGGCCGGCCGTCATGCCGACGCGCGATAATGATACTTCACTTAAAGCGCTATCGGTCATCGTCGCCTCGCCGTCGTTGAACAATATCCAGCCGGCGGAGACCCCAAACAGCTCGCCGTACTTTTCGGCGGCCTTCCTGGAAATCGGCCGGTTGCCGTTCTCATGACTAATAAGCGTGTTCCTGTTTATGTCTCGCGGGAAAGCACGAGCGGCTTCGCTCGGGCTGCTGAAGCCGGCCTTGGCTCGGGCTTCCTGAAGGCGATATCGCGGTTCGTTTTTCATTCGTACATCCTGCCCCAATTTCGTCGTACAAGGCGCACGATTGACGCTTGCATTTCGTTCGTACGATATGTACGATTACAAAATGATTAACGCCCCAAAGACGATTGCTGAACTTATCGGCGAATGGCCGACCGTCCGCGAATTCGCGTCAGACATCGAATGTGGCCTTGAGGCCGCATTCCAAATGAAGAAACGAAACCGCATCGCTCCGCATCACTGGGCGCGTGTGATTTCCGCTGCCGAGGCGCGCCGGATCGCTGGTGTCAACTACGGGTGTTGATTGCCACTGAGAACTGACCCGGCATAGCCCGATATTTCCATTGAGAATTGACCCATGTTTCAACCGTCCCTCGCGAGTTTTCAGCGGGGGCTGTGGAGTGATCGACATGGCGTTACTGAGCGTGATCCGGCGCTGGCATCTTCGAGAGCATCTATCGATCCGAGAGATATGTCGCCGGACTGGCCTTTCGCGGAACACGGTCCGCAAATACCTGCGCCTTGATGGCGGGGAGCCGAAGTTTAAGGTGCCGGAGCGACCGAGCAAGCTCGATCCGTTTGCAGATCGGCTGTCGGCATGGATGAAGACGGAATCGAAGAAGGGCCGCAAGCAGAAGCGGACGATCAAGCAACTGCATGCCGATCTGGTCGGCCTCGGTTATGAGGGCTCTTATAATCGGGTTGCAGCCTTTGCCCGAGAGTGGAAGGCGGACAGGCAGAGGGAACTTCAGACCACAGGACGCGGCACGTTCGTGCCTCTGGCCTTCGAACCGGGCGAAGCGTTCCAATTCGATTGGTCGGAGGACTGGGCCATCATCGGCAATGAGCGCACCAAGCTGCAGGTCGCGCATACGAAGCTGAGCTACAGCCGCGCCTTCATCGTGAGAGCCTATCTCCTCCAGACGCACGAGATGCTGTTCGATGCCCACAACCATGCCTTCCGCGTCTTTGGCGGCATTCCTGGCCGTGGCATCTACGACAATATGCGCACGGCGATCGACAAGGTTGGTCGCGGGAAGGATCGCGACGTCAACGTGCGCTTCATGGCGATGGCCAGTCACTATGTGTTCGAACCCGAGTTCTGCAATCCGGCGTCCGGTTGGGAGAAAGGACAGGTCGAGAAGAACGTTCAGGATGCCCGTCATCGTCTCTGGCAGCCCACGCCGCGCTTTCCGTCGCTGGAAGCGTTGAACGTCTGGCTGGAGCAGCGCTGCAAGGAATTGTGGGCGAATACCCCGCACGGACAGATGCGCGGCACCATCGCCGACATCTGGGCTGAGGAGGCTTTGGCATTGATGCCTGTCTCCCGGCCGTTCGATGGCTTCGTCGAGTATACCAAGCGCGTCACGCCGACCTGCCTCGTTCATCTGGAGCGCAATCGCTACAGCGTTCCTGCCTCCTTCGCCAATCGGCCGGTGAGCCTGCGGGTCTATCCGGATCGTGTCGTTGTCGCCGCGGAGGGCCAGATCGTCTGCGAGCATCGCCGGGTCATCGATCGCTCTCATGACCGACCGGGACAGACCATCTACGACTGGCGGCATTATCTGGCGGTGGTGCAACGCAAGCCGGGCGCTCTTCGCAATGGTGCACCCTTTGCCGAACTGCCCGATGCGTTCCGAGCCTTGCAGCAGTACCTCCTGAAGAAGCCGGGTGGTGACCGCGAGATGGTCGATATCCTGGCCCTTGTTCTCCAGCACGACGAACAGGCCGTGCTATCGGCGGTCGACATGGCGCTGAAGTCCGGCGTCCCCACGAAGACGCACGTGCTGAACCTGCTGCATCGCCTCGTCGACGGCAAATCCTTCACACCACCGACCATCGACGCGCCTCAGGCCCTGACGCTCACCAACGAGCCGAAGGCCAATGTCGAACGCTACGATGCGCTCAGAAAGACGGA
It includes:
- a CDS encoding MAE_28990/MAE_18760 family HEPN-like nuclease; this encodes MFQSLISEVSARFEVADAYFSETKPFKGQVGATAKGHMFVEAYSIYEFTVRSSVRLAIDAVNSRRYRVSDLTPTLLSLYLDPELRSVRDVGSKGVWGARQKLFAKASAKTPAEIALDTNIPDDGSHFRYSHLQTIAAVFNIRRRLVRDLQHISRINEVVDHRNQIAHGRDTAANIGRRYTHADVRKMLRQMRSVCNCVASQFDHYCSTPTLHIKR
- a CDS encoding DUF262 domain-containing protein, with the protein product MAQISTEKLALQLSEQRRSVDFDTFDIQLQELLRMLGDEQISVAPVYQRHFRWDPVRCSQLIESLALGIPIPNLFMATNTDNTWEVVDGVQRLSAVAKFAGSEQLRSKLKVGQKLVLTGLEKLSHFNDLTFDDFPPHLQQHLRTRPLKVVVLNDKSDKILRIDLFERLNTGGIVLTKQEIRDSVFHGPFASMLEELAATAECHTAVRLTAKQDMDGTREECVLRFFAFLDRYQKFDHSVEDFLDGYMRDASENFTGPHLLSRKSEFMSVFSALATVFPGGILRPGRKGTTPLNLFEGVAVGAALAMRQAGTINNIQTEVWMASPELRKATTGATNTRSAVRERIEFCRDRFLGLPYVPVANL
- a CDS encoding LexA family protein, with amino-acid sequence MKNEPRYRLQEARAKAGFSSPSEAARAFPRDINRNTLISHENGNRPISRKAAEKYGELFGVSAGWILFNDGEATMTDSALSEVSLSRVGMTAGLVAGRVEAGTFREIDEFDQSERIEVALPRDDLFPNARQLLFDCSGDSMNDLKPRPILEGDRLVCLAYDDVEHLVELKSGMVVVVERTRDSGHFREWSVKQLELYSDRTEFHPRSTNPKHKPIVIQREHEADDGVTVQVIGLVRRVMNEMPGFQR
- the istA gene encoding IS21 family transposase: MALLSVIRRWHLREHLSIREICRRTGLSRNTVRKYLRLDGGEPKFKVPERPSKLDPFADRLSAWMKTESKKGRKQKRTIKQLHADLVGLGYEGSYNRVAAFAREWKADRQRELQTTGRGTFVPLAFEPGEAFQFDWSEDWAIIGNERTKLQVAHTKLSYSRAFIVRAYLLQTHEMLFDAHNHAFRVFGGIPGRGIYDNMRTAIDKVGRGKDRDVNVRFMAMASHYVFEPEFCNPASGWEKGQVEKNVQDARHRLWQPTPRFPSLEALNVWLEQRCKELWANTPHGQMRGTIADIWAEEALALMPVSRPFDGFVEYTKRVTPTCLVHLERNRYSVPASFANRPVSLRVYPDRVVVAAEGQIVCEHRRVIDRSHDRPGQTIYDWRHYLAVVQRKPGALRNGAPFAELPDAFRALQQYLLKKPGGDREMVDILALVLQHDEQAVLSAVDMALKSGVPTKTHVLNLLHRLVDGKSFTPPTIDAPQALTLTNEPKANVERYDALRKTEARHAS